A portion of the Streptomyces coeruleoprunus genome contains these proteins:
- a CDS encoding helix-turn-helix transcriptional regulator, translating to MGGPVEGDVEAFAEHLRKLKDRTGLSYGALAQRLHVGRSTLHRYCLGETVPPDYALVERLARLARAERQELLDLHREWVLAEAARTRAAQAPVAEPEPEAAEAASPAPAEPEPSSAQDAAAPPEETPPRPEPSPEAEPLTPAHSENRPDRPGRLRWTLAAAAAAAVLTGAVVAVDLASGGGPGAPASPRAGAVPSAGGAPSAGTSTKDAPTPTPPSDSPSRTAPPSTGSGSSAPAVRPPLWNADSHVWANGCDHRYLVDRNPGSVPPPPLEQDARQWAGALGAVHAGSTIVRATVTAPPGGAVVVERLSVRVVARRAPLMWPVYAMSNGCGGMITPASYAVDLDAARPLARPVEGFDGERPLPVTRLPYRVSEGDPLVLRVEASAKRCDCDWYLEAEWSSGERHGTLRIDDRGNPFRTSGYGADREYGYAPESGGWSR from the coding sequence GGAAGTTGAAGGACCGCACGGGCCTCAGCTACGGCGCCCTGGCCCAGCGGCTCCACGTCGGCAGGTCGACGCTGCACCGCTACTGCCTGGGCGAGACCGTGCCGCCGGACTACGCGTTGGTGGAGCGCCTGGCCCGGCTGGCCCGCGCCGAGCGCCAGGAACTGCTGGACCTGCACCGCGAGTGGGTCCTGGCGGAGGCGGCACGCACACGGGCGGCGCAGGCACCGGTGGCGGAGCCGGAGCCGGAAGCGGCGGAGGCGGCGTCGCCCGCACCGGCGGAGCCCGAACCGTCCTCGGCCCAGGACGCGGCAGCCCCGCCGGAGGAGACGCCGCCGCGGCCGGAGCCCTCGCCCGAAGCGGAGCCACTGACCCCGGCCCACTCCGAAAACCGGCCGGACCGCCCCGGACGGCTCCGCTGGACGCTGGCCGCCGCAGCGGCGGCGGCGGTCCTCACGGGCGCCGTGGTCGCGGTGGACCTGGCGTCGGGCGGCGGCCCCGGCGCACCCGCAAGCCCACGGGCAGGCGCCGTCCCCTCGGCCGGAGGGGCACCGAGCGCCGGGACGAGCACGAAAGACGCCCCCACACCCACCCCTCCGTCAGACTCCCCCTCCCGTACGGCGCCGCCCTCGACGGGCTCGGGCTCGTCCGCCCCGGCCGTGCGGCCGCCCCTGTGGAACGCCGACTCCCATGTGTGGGCCAACGGCTGCGACCACCGCTATCTGGTGGACCGCAACCCCGGTTCCGTACCGCCGCCGCCCCTGGAGCAGGACGCGCGGCAGTGGGCGGGCGCGCTCGGCGCGGTGCACGCGGGGTCGACGATCGTGCGGGCGACGGTGACCGCACCGCCCGGCGGCGCGGTGGTGGTGGAGCGGCTGTCCGTCCGGGTGGTGGCGCGGCGGGCGCCGCTGATGTGGCCGGTGTACGCGATGAGCAACGGCTGCGGCGGGATGATCACCCCGGCGTCGTACGCCGTGGACCTGGACGCGGCCCGCCCGCTGGCGCGTCCGGTGGAGGGGTTCGACGGGGAGCGGCCGCTGCCCGTGACGAGGCTCCCGTACCGGGTGTCGGAGGGGGACCCCCTGGTGCTGCGGGTCGAGGCGTCGGCGAAGCGCTGCGACTGCGACTGGTACCTGGAGGCGGAGTGGAGCAGCGGGGAGCGGCACGGGACGCTGCGGATCGACGACCGGGGAAATCCGTTCCGGACGAGCGGTTACGGGGCAGACCGGGAGTACGGGTACGCGCCGGAGTCGGGCGGCTGGTCACGCTGA